The following are encoded together in the Chloroflexota bacterium genome:
- a CDS encoding ribbon-helix-helix protein, CopG family: protein MKVKTSITLSEATLRVVDRQAHRARTSRSDLIETAVRAYLVQLARAEQNAKDLAILNQHADRLNAEAEEVLAFQASV, encoded by the coding sequence ATGAAAGTCAAGACATCAATCACACTATCTGAAGCCACACTGCGCGTCGTCGACCGCCAAGCTCATCGGGCCCGCACAAGCCGCTCGGATCTGATCGAGACGGCTGTGCGTGCGTATCTCGTGCAGTTGGCGCGCGCCGAACAGAATGCAAAAGATCTGGCTATTCTGAACCAGCACGCCGATCGGTTGAACGCCGAAGCAGAAGAGGTGCTGGCTTTCCAGGCGTCCGTATGA
- a CDS encoding GIY-YIG nuclease family protein — translation MTKQPCVYLLASRRNGTLYVSVTSNLLRRVWQHKSDEVDGFTKRYSVHLLVWYELHDSMASAIARAKTIKEWKRKWKLELIEASNPEWLDLSVDLA, via the coding sequence ATGACCAAGCAACCCTGCGTCTATCTGCTCGCGAGTCGCCGCAATGGCACCCTCTATGTCAGCGTAACCTCGAATCTGTTGCGCCGTGTGTGGCAGCACAAGAGTGACGAGGTCGATGGTTTCACCAAGCGGTACAGTGTACATTTACTCGTTTGGTATGAGTTACACGACAGTATGGCGAGTGCCATTGCCCGCGCGAAGACCATCAAAGAATGGAAGCGGAAGTGGAAATTGGAGTTGATCGAAGCGTCCAATCCGGAGTGGCTCGACCTGTCAGTCGATTTGGCTTGA
- the galK gene encoding galactokinase, which yields MPDSLAEGQVGDAAQRLRAAFRSRYQAEPALVARAPGRVNLIGEHTDYNDGFVMPLAIDRAVWIAARPRDDGRVSLHSLNFGCDDEFALDGIARAGGAAAWSNYLRGVAVMLQQAGHRLRGMDAVVWGDVPVGSGLSSSAAVQVAAALSYAAVSGLSIAPVEVARLTQRAEVEFVGVNCGIMDQMICVLGQAGHALLIDCRSLEYCAVPIPDGVAILVADTMKRRELVDSHYNTRRAECAEGAERLGVSSLRDVTPDQFRRQQASLPEPVRSRCRHVIGENVRVERCLEALQAGDLRGVGALLNQSHASLRDDYDVSCRELDVMVAAAQLLPGVYGARMTGAGFGGCTVNLVEQEQADWVAAELAATYKEQIGIYPTVYVCHATDGALIVTERF from the coding sequence ATGCCCGATTCGCTAGCTGAGGGTCAAGTCGGCGATGCAGCACAGCGGCTGCGCGCCGCGTTTCGCTCCCGCTACCAGGCGGAGCCCGCGCTGGTTGCGCGCGCGCCGGGCCGCGTCAACCTGATTGGCGAGCACACCGACTACAATGATGGCTTTGTCATGCCGCTGGCGATCGACCGCGCGGTGTGGATTGCCGCGCGGCCGCGCGACGACGGGCGCGTGTCGCTGCACTCGCTCAATTTCGGATGCGACGACGAGTTTGCGCTCGACGGCATTGCGCGCGCGGGAGGGGCGGCGGCCTGGAGCAACTACCTGCGCGGTGTGGCGGTCATGCTGCAGCAGGCCGGTCACCGGCTGCGCGGCATGGATGCGGTTGTCTGGGGCGATGTCCCGGTCGGTTCCGGCCTATCGTCCTCGGCGGCGGTGCAGGTGGCTGCGGCGCTGTCGTATGCCGCCGTGTCGGGGCTGAGCATTGCGCCGGTCGAAGTGGCGCGGCTGACGCAGCGCGCTGAAGTGGAGTTTGTCGGCGTCAACTGCGGGATTATGGACCAGATGATTTGCGTGCTCGGCCAGGCCGGGCACGCGCTGCTGATCGACTGCCGTTCGCTGGAGTATTGCGCGGTGCCGATCCCGGACGGGGTGGCGATTCTGGTGGCCGACACGATGAAGCGGCGCGAACTGGTCGATTCACATTACAACACCCGGCGCGCCGAGTGTGCAGAGGGTGCGGAGCGGCTCGGCGTCAGCAGCCTGCGCGACGTTACACCGGACCAGTTCCGGCGGCAGCAGGCCAGCCTGCCCGAGCCGGTGCGCAGCCGCTGCCGGCACGTTATCGGCGAGAATGTGCGTGTCGAACGCTGCCTGGAAGCGTTACAGGCCGGCGATCTGCGCGGCGTGGGCGCGCTGCTCAACCAGTCGCATGCCAGCCTGCGCGATGACTACGACGTCAGTTGCCGTGAACTCGACGTGATGGTGGCTGCAGCACAGTTGTTGCCCGGCGTGTACGGTGCGCGCATGACGGGAGCCGGTTTCGGCGGGTGTACCGTCAATCTGGTGGAACAGGAGCAGGCCGATTGGGTGGCTGCCGAGTTGGCGGCGACGTACAAGGAGCAAATAGGCATTTACCCGACTGTTTATGTGTGTCATGCCACCGATGGAGCTTTGATCGTTACTGAAAGATTCTGA
- a CDS encoding alpha/beta hydrolase yields the protein MTHGSLVQEKNVMLNGLRFYYRDWPNDAAPVLVILPGLSETAHSWDSFARAMQDRFRVLVLDQRGHGRTEWATDYRIERWVEDIDAFALALQLPSFALLGHSMGGRNAWFYMAAHPEAVTKLIIGDIAPQIGPGILPAGTTSDDVPEHKVFNNVESAIQERQAHSPTVGPEEIRSTGLANLIQRADGHWTYRWDPILMSPSLSKRYPGAGAEWAALRKIACPTLLVLASETEIEPETSGRMAAEMANCQIVTIPNCGHYLQGENLSGLVSAVRSFLQV from the coding sequence ATGACGCACGGCAGCCTTGTGCAGGAAAAGAACGTCATGTTGAACGGCTTGCGGTTCTATTACCGCGATTGGCCAAACGATGCCGCACCAGTATTAGTCATCTTGCCCGGTTTGTCGGAAACCGCGCACTCCTGGGATTCTTTCGCCAGGGCGATGCAGGATCGCTTTCGTGTGTTGGTTCTTGACCAGCGCGGGCACGGTCGCACCGAGTGGGCCACCGATTATCGCATTGAAAGATGGGTGGAAGACATCGACGCCTTTGCGTTGGCGCTGCAATTGCCGTCATTCGCTTTGCTCGGACACTCAATGGGCGGCAGAAATGCGTGGTTCTATATGGCAGCGCATCCAGAGGCGGTAACGAAACTGATCATCGGTGACATCGCGCCACAGATTGGCCCGGGAATACTGCCGGCAGGTACCACGTCGGATGATGTGCCGGAGCATAAGGTATTCAACAATGTGGAGTCGGCAATTCAAGAAAGGCAGGCACATTCCCCGACCGTAGGCCCTGAGGAAATCCGCTCGACCGGACTTGCCAACCTGATTCAACGCGCAGACGGCCACTGGACTTATCGGTGGGATCCCATCCTGATGTCGCCAAGTCTGTCGAAACGGTATCCCGGAGCAGGCGCGGAATGGGCTGCGCTCCGAAAGATCGCCTGCCCCACATTGCTGGTGTTGGCTTCCGAAACCGAAATCGAACCGGAGACATCGGGTCGCATGGCCGCCGAGATGGCAAATTGCCAGATCGTTACGATACCCAACTGCGGTCACTACTTGCAGGGCGAAAACTTGAGCGGCTTGGTTTCCGCCGTGCGCAGCTTTCTTCAAGTATGA
- the glmU gene encoding bifunctional UDP-N-acetylglucosamine diphosphorylase/glucosamine-1-phosphate N-acetyltransferase GlmU, with amino-acid sequence MNTLAVVLAAGMGTRMKSKTPKVLHRIAGRPMVMYAVRTAAEVTGATPVVVVGHERETVQAVVGDAARFVLQGEQRGTGHAVLVARDALREADTVIVLYGDTPFVKPDTLRRLIELHVATNAKVSPLTVVSDDSMAFGRITRDAGGQITGIVEEAVATPEQLRIRELNCGIYCFDAAWLWANLPALPLRPKGEYYLTDTVELAVRQGERIASLTIDDIAEVIGINDRVLLARAEKLVRAQIRERWMRAGVTLADPDTTYIDADVEIARDVTILPNTHLQGACVIGEDAVIGPNSIVRDSRIGARCVVTASVVEEAVMDDDANIGPYSHLRPGAQIGSFTHLGNFVEVKNSTVGRHVSVGHFSYIGDATLGDRVNIGAGTITMNYDGVRKNHTEIGDDAFIGCDSLLRAPVTVGAGATTGGGSVVTKDVPPRTVAVGMPARVIRRKDGA; translated from the coding sequence ATGAACACACTCGCCGTCGTGCTCGCCGCCGGGATGGGCACGCGCATGAAATCCAAAACGCCGAAGGTGCTGCACCGCATCGCCGGGCGGCCGATGGTGATGTACGCCGTCCGCACCGCCGCTGAAGTGACCGGCGCGACGCCGGTGGTCGTCGTCGGCCACGAGCGCGAGACGGTGCAGGCGGTCGTCGGCGACGCGGCCCGCTTCGTCCTGCAAGGCGAACAGCGCGGCACCGGCCACGCCGTGCTCGTCGCGCGCGACGCCCTGCGCGAGGCCGACACGGTGATCGTGCTGTACGGCGACACGCCGTTCGTCAAGCCCGACACCCTGCGCCGCCTGATCGAACTGCACGTCGCGACGAATGCCAAAGTCTCGCCGCTTACCGTCGTGTCCGACGATTCGATGGCGTTCGGGCGCATCACACGCGACGCCGGCGGGCAGATCACCGGCATCGTCGAGGAAGCGGTCGCCACGCCGGAGCAACTGCGCATCCGCGAACTGAACTGCGGCATCTACTGCTTCGACGCCGCGTGGCTGTGGGCCAACCTGCCCGCGCTGCCGCTGCGCCCCAAGGGCGAGTACTACCTGACCGACACGGTCGAGTTGGCGGTGCGGCAGGGCGAGCGGATCGCCTCGCTGACGATCGACGACATCGCCGAGGTGATCGGCATCAACGACCGGGTGCTGCTGGCGCGCGCCGAGAAACTCGTGCGCGCGCAGATCCGCGAGCGCTGGATGCGCGCCGGCGTCACGCTGGCCGACCCCGATACGACCTACATCGATGCCGACGTGGAGATCGCGCGCGACGTGACGATTTTGCCGAACACGCACCTGCAAGGCGCGTGCGTCATCGGCGAGGACGCCGTGATCGGCCCCAACAGCATCGTGCGCGACTCGCGCATCGGCGCGCGCTGCGTCGTCACCGCCTCGGTTGTCGAGGAGGCGGTCATGGACGACGACGCCAATATCGGGCCGTACAGCCACCTGCGCCCCGGCGCGCAGATCGGCAGCTTCACGCACCTCGGCAACTTCGTGGAGGTCAAGAACTCGACCGTCGGCCGGCACGTCTCGGTCGGTCACTTCAGCTACATCGGCGATGCCACGCTCGGCGACCGCGTCAACATCGGCGCGGGCACGATCACGATGAACTATGACGGCGTGCGCAAGAACCATACCGAGATCGGCGACGATGCGTTCATCGGCTGCGATTCGCTGC
- a CDS encoding sigma-70 family RNA polymerase sigma factor, with protein sequence MTFLWRSSPGEAPLADADSFAAMYEKNHLHVFRFLMALCGGQAQDAEDMTAETFLRAWDARRRFRGDADAVLRWLFTIARRILIDRRRYAGARPEADLDENAPDDAPESEAILLRAEQMQEVVQALQRLPVAQREMVVLRYVMGWRVNAIAAHLQMPENTVSVSLRRALQHLQRWLSPA encoded by the coding sequence GTGACTTTCCTGTGGCGCTCATCGCCAGGCGAGGCTCCGCTGGCCGATGCCGATTCATTTGCCGCGATGTACGAGAAGAATCATCTGCACGTCTTTCGCTTCCTGATGGCGCTCTGCGGCGGGCAAGCCCAGGACGCGGAAGACATGACAGCCGAGACGTTCCTGCGCGCCTGGGACGCGCGGCGGCGCTTCCGTGGAGATGCCGATGCCGTATTGCGCTGGCTGTTCACCATCGCGCGGCGCATCCTGATCGACCGCCGCCGCTACGCCGGGGCCCGCCCTGAGGCTGACCTGGACGAAAACGCGCCGGACGACGCGCCCGAATCCGAGGCGATTCTGTTGCGCGCGGAGCAGATGCAGGAGGTTGTGCAGGCGTTGCAGCGCCTGCCGGTCGCCCAGCGCGAAATGGTCGTCCTACGCTATGTGATGGGCTGGCGCGTCAATGCGATCGCCGCGCACCTGCAGATGCCGGAGAACACGGTCTCGGTGTCGTTGCGGCGCGCCCTGCAGCATCTACAACGCTGGCTGTCGCCAGCCTGA
- a CDS encoding DUF4349 domain-containing protein produces MQKNSVQYTLVGAVVIALIALSSCGGAPTPSSAAPYAAAATSAPAMPTTAAAAAPTAAGRSAAPAPAAAATSAPQASAGGAPANAAPIDRKIIKNAQLSIVVENVDTAVMRLTGIASDVGGYLVGSRTFVEGNRKGGQVTLSVPVDNFEPSLNLVRKVALTIENDVATSSDVTEQFVDLQSRLINLQATEARIREFLVKAQTVDEALKVNAQLSDISRQIEEIKGKLNAMNARTAYSTITVDMRELVPTPTPTATPTVTPTPTATPTATPNVWHPDQTLTTAVTAQTNILRQLGDALIWFGVILLPYLLVALLVFVVIRRLVRK; encoded by the coding sequence ATGCAGAAGAACTCCGTGCAGTATACGCTCGTCGGCGCGGTCGTCATCGCTCTGATCGCCTTGAGCAGTTGCGGCGGCGCGCCGACGCCTTCATCGGCGGCGCCGTATGCGGCGGCCGCGACCAGCGCCCCGGCCATGCCGACGACCGCAGCGGCAGCCGCCCCAACGGCCGCCGGCCGCAGCGCCGCTCCGGCCCCGGCGGCCGCAGCAACCAGCGCCCCGCAGGCCAGCGCTGGCGGCGCGCCGGCGAACGCCGCGCCGATCGATCGCAAGATCATCAAGAACGCCCAGCTTTCGATCGTCGTCGAGAATGTCGACACGGCGGTGATGCGCCTGACCGGCATCGCCTCCGATGTCGGCGGCTACCTGGTCGGCAGCCGCACCTTCGTGGAGGGCAACCGCAAGGGCGGCCAGGTGACGCTCTCCGTGCCGGTCGACAACTTCGAGCCGTCGCTGAACCTGGTGCGCAAGGTCGCGCTCACGATCGAGAACGACGTCGCCACCAGCAGCGACGTGACCGAGCAGTTCGTCGACCTGCAGTCGCGCCTCATCAACCTGCAGGCGACCGAGGCGCGCATCCGCGAGTTCCTGGTCAAGGCGCAGACCGTCGACGAGGCGCTGAAGGTCAACGCGCAGTTGAGCGACATCAGCCGGCAGATCGAGGAGATCAAGGGCAAGCTGAACGCGATGAACGCGCGCACGGCGTACTCGACGATCACGGTCGATATGCGCGAACTGGTGCCGACGCCGACCCCGACGGCCACCCCGACGGTGACGCCGACGCCCACCGCGACGCCGACCGCCACGCCCAACGTCTGGCATCCCGATCAGACATTAACGACGGCCGTGACGGCCCAGACCAACATCCTGCGCCAGCTCGGCGACGCGCTGATCTGGTTCGGCGTGATCCTGCTGCCGTACCTGCTGGTTGCCCTGCTGGTGTTCGTCGTCATCCGGCGGCTCGTGCGTAAGTAG
- a CDS encoding type II toxin-antitoxin system PemK/MazF family toxin: MKRGEFYRVSRATDSDPKRQRVFVVVSRQVLIDSRYSTVICAPVYTSYDGLSTQIPVGPDEGLKHDSSIHCDELVSILKSALTNYVGQLAPAKLNALNQALAIAVDIPLPEHR; encoded by the coding sequence ATGAAACGCGGCGAGTTCTATCGGGTGTCGCGCGCCACAGACAGCGACCCCAAACGCCAGCGCGTTTTCGTCGTCGTGAGCCGCCAAGTGCTGATCGACTCGCGTTACTCGACGGTCATTTGCGCGCCGGTATACACATCTTACGATGGGCTATCCACGCAGATCCCGGTCGGCCCAGACGAGGGATTGAAACACGACAGCAGTATACACTGTGATGAACTGGTGAGCATCCTCAAATCGGCCCTTACCAATTACGTCGGCCAATTGGCACCCGCAAAGCTCAACGCCCTCAATCAGGCGCTTGCCATCGCGGTCGATATTCCTCTGCCAGAGCACAGATAG
- a CDS encoding helicase-associated domain-containing protein: MKSLREALLEQPPALLRGIASLNGIVLPEGGARDQWATSLAEELANPEVIERAWRSLSEVERAALSRVIANGGRIKAFQMLRDYGEIRPFGPVALSRDKPWLSPVNITEKLWYLGLIHHAYDMLGESRGEIYFVPDVIMQYLPKAEAGDFAVRHAPTPDAAQDDDDALMWDLFILMAWVVREEPPLDTHTDLNPADLYRLHAQLTVPDSIGESGVAAAPRLSFLLRIARSARLIKRVTATGLRLGPDAKTWLRLKREKRRLALVEAWRRERSWNELHYVPSLKVQETGWRNDPGLARTTALDYLARCPRGAWLSLPSFVSEVKRLAPDFQRPDGDYDRWHIRDARTDKLLLGFAQWDHIEGAQLTFLFEGPLRWLGIVRLGGKPGEARAFQLTPFGECVLGLNPAELPEPKEQSFVVQGDFEVLVPRDASFYARFQLERAAERVQWDRTSTYRLTRDSITRLLRRNATIDQVLAFLKRVARPPFPRNVEYTLREWATKYGEITLRRAAILHTRNRNLLTELQQHPELSAYIIEVISPTVALVVPERLDELHKRLQALHYSPRIEENDSQH; encoded by the coding sequence ATGAAATCCCTTCGCGAAGCCCTGCTGGAGCAACCGCCCGCTTTGTTGCGCGGCATCGCGTCGCTCAACGGCATTGTGCTGCCGGAAGGCGGCGCGCGCGACCAGTGGGCGACGTCGCTTGCGGAAGAACTGGCGAACCCCGAAGTGATTGAGCGTGCCTGGCGGTCATTGTCCGAGGTCGAGCGCGCTGCGCTGTCGCGGGTGATCGCGAACGGTGGGCGCATCAAGGCGTTCCAGATGCTGCGCGACTACGGCGAGATCCGCCCGTTTGGCCCGGTGGCGCTCTCGCGTGACAAGCCGTGGCTGTCGCCGGTTAACATCACCGAAAAGCTCTGGTATCTGGGGCTGATTCATCACGCGTACGACATGCTTGGCGAGTCGCGCGGCGAGATCTACTTCGTCCCCGACGTGATCATGCAGTACCTGCCGAAAGCCGAAGCCGGCGATTTCGCCGTGCGGCACGCGCCGACGCCGGATGCCGCGCAGGATGATGACGACGCGCTCATGTGGGATCTGTTCATCCTCATGGCGTGGGTGGTCCGCGAGGAGCCGCCGCTGGACACGCACACCGACCTCAATCCGGCGGACCTGTACCGGCTGCACGCGCAATTGACGGTGCCCGACTCAATTGGCGAGAGCGGCGTTGCCGCCGCCCCGCGCCTGTCGTTCCTGTTGCGTATTGCGCGCTCCGCGCGGCTGATCAAGCGAGTGACCGCGACCGGCCTGCGCCTCGGCCCCGATGCGAAGACATGGCTGCGTCTGAAGCGCGAGAAGCGGCGCCTGGCGCTGGTCGAGGCCTGGCGGCGCGAGCGAAGCTGGAATGAGCTGCACTACGTGCCGTCGCTCAAGGTGCAGGAGACCGGCTGGCGCAATGACCCCGGCCTGGCGCGCACGACCGCGCTCGACTATCTGGCGCGTTGCCCGCGCGGCGCCTGGCTCTCGCTGCCGTCGTTCGTGTCGGAGGTCAAACGGCTCGCGCCGGACTTCCAGCGGCCCGACGGCGATTACGACCGCTGGCATATCCGCGACGCGCGTACCGACAAGCTGTTGCTCGGCTTCGCGCAGTGGGACCACATTGAAGGCGCGCAACTGACGTTCCTGTTCGAGGGACCGCTGCGCTGGCTCGGCATCGTCCGGCTCGGCGGCAAGCCGGGCGAGGCGCGCGCGTTCCAACTCACGCCGTTTGGCGAGTGCGTGCTCGGCCTCAACCCGGCGGAACTGCCGGAGCCGAAGGAACAGTCGTTCGTCGTGCAAGGCGATTTCGAGGTACTGGTGCCGCGCGACGCGTCGTTCTATGCGCGCTTCCAGCTCGAGCGCGCGGCGGAGCGGGTGCAGTGGGACCGCACGAGCACCTACCGCCTGACGCGCGACTCGATCACGCGCCTGCTGCGGCGCAACGCCACCATCGACCAGGTCCTGGCGTTCCTGAAGCGCGTGGCGCGGCCGCCGTTTCCGCGCAACGTCGAATACACGCTGCGTGAGTGGGCAACGAAGTACGGTGAGATCACGCTGCGCCGCGCCGCCATCCTGCACACGCGCAACCGCAACCTGCTGACCGAGTTGCAGCAGCACCCGGAACTGAGCGCCTACATCATCGAGGTGATCTCGCCGACGGTCGCGCTGGTCGTGCCGGAACGGCTGGACGAGTTGCACAAGCGCCTGCAGGCGCTGCATTATTCGCCGCGTATCGAGGAGAACGATTCGCAGCACTAG
- a CDS encoding RNA methyltransferase → MPLQITSLQNPRVKQVVRLRDKRDRIREWLMLVEGRDELLMALESGAVPRTCYYCPAQIRDADQAQILARLAGIGAELVEVAEPVFAKMAYRENPDGWLAVFPRPDRTLSGLRLPPAPLLVVAEAVEKPGNLGAILRSADAAGVDAVLVCDPVTDVSNPNVVRASRGTVFTVPVVESPAADAFRWLRERGIRIVAATPHASIDFTAADLRGSVAIAVGAEDMGLSPLWMDGADVAVRIPMRGRVNSLNVATSATLMMYEALRQRSTG, encoded by the coding sequence ATGCCCCTCCAAATCACCAGTCTGCAAAACCCGCGCGTTAAGCAGGTCGTGCGCCTGCGCGACAAGCGCGACCGCATCCGCGAATGGCTGATGCTGGTCGAGGGCCGCGACGAGCTGCTGATGGCGCTCGAAAGCGGCGCCGTGCCGCGCACCTGCTACTATTGCCCCGCGCAGATTCGCGATGCCGACCAGGCGCAGATCCTGGCGCGCCTCGCCGGCATCGGCGCCGAGCTCGTCGAGGTCGCGGAGCCGGTCTTTGCGAAGATGGCTTACCGCGAGAACCCGGACGGCTGGCTGGCCGTCTTCCCGCGCCCGGACCGCACCCTGTCCGGCCTGCGCCTGCCGCCCGCGCCGCTGCTCGTCGTCGCCGAGGCGGTCGAGAAGCCCGGCAACCTGGGCGCGATCCTGCGCTCCGCCGACGCCGCCGGCGTCGATGCGGTGCTCGTCTGCGATCCGGTCACCGATGTCAGCAATCCGAACGTGGTTCGTGCCTCGCGCGGCACCGTCTTCACCGTGCCGGTTGTCGAGTCGCCGGCCGCCGACGCCTTCCGCTGGCTGCGCGAGCGCGGCATCCGCATCGTCGCCGCGACGCCGCACGCCTCGATCGACTTCACGGCCGCCGACCTGCGCGGCTCGGTGGCGATCGCCGTCGGCGCGGAGGACATGGGCCTCTCGCCGCTCTGGATGGACGGGGCCGATGTCGCCGTGCGCATTCCGATGCGCGGGCGCGTCAACTCGCTCAACGTCGCCACCTCCGCGACGCTGATGATGTACGAGGCCTTGCGCCAGCGCTCTACCGGGTAG